In Motacilla alba alba isolate MOTALB_02 chromosome 21, Motacilla_alba_V1.0_pri, whole genome shotgun sequence, the following are encoded in one genomic region:
- the LOC119710550 gene encoding arylacetamide deacetylase-like 4, whose translation MESYYILVLIAGILVAFVLLVLIATDHNFFKGEIPSDVDQPAKLRLYLCMYTLMEILAKNLNHLGIIKEHIFIRLITDGLPAWQDSQLFIKDLHFDGVPIRIYLPREPSASKRRGVVFFHGGCGIFGSIRSYERICRYIARKSDSVVVSVGYHLAPEHKYPAQTLECLTATVHFLKTADTYGVDPARIIVCGDSAGGTFTASVCQELGHRTDIPKIRAQLLIYPFLQALNFNLPSHQKNAAVAFLSRERTVHFLLKYLNKDCSLKEPILAGSHVPESINLKYRKWINPDLIPDELKLGYKPPLPTLFLPQVHEEVQELLEPWISPLLAEDAVVCGLPDTCLITCEHDVLRDDGLLYKKRLEDNNVHVTWHHVEKGFHAALGFFGYGIFSFPSSSIVMNHAVDFIKGY comes from the exons ATGGAATCCTATTATATTCTGGTTTTAATAGCAGGAATTTTAGTTGCTTTTGTATTGCTGGTTTTAATTGCAACTGATCATAATTTCTTCAAGGGAGAGATTCCTTCTGATGTTGACCAGCCAGCAAAGCTCCGCCTTTATCTCTGTATGTACACTCTGATGGAAATTCTG GCAAAGAATTTAAACCACTTGGGTATCATCAAAGAGCACATATTTATCAGGCTGATCACAGATGGCCTCCCAGCATGGCAGGATTCCCAGCTCTTCATTAAAGATCTGCATTTTGATGGGGTACCCATAAGGATTTACCTCCCAAGAGAACCATCTGCCAGCAAACGGAGAGGAGTTGTCTTCTTCCATGGAGGATGTGGCATTTTCGGAAGCATCA GAAGTTATGAAAGAATATGCCGGTACATAGCCAGAAAATCTGATTCAGTGGTTGTGTCTGTTGG GTATCACTTAGCACCTGAGCACAAGTACCCAGCCCAAACTCTGGAATGCCTCACTGCTACCGTGCACTTCCTGAAGACTGCAGACACCTACGGGGTGGACCCCGCTCGGATTATTGTTTGTGGGGACAGTGCAGGGGGCACGTTCACTGCCAGTGTTTGCCAAGAACTAGGGCACAGGACAGATATCCCAAAGATTCGTGCCCAGCTGCTGATCTATCCATTTCTGCAAGCACTGAACTTCAATCTGCCGTCTCACCAGAAAAACGCTGCCGTTGCCTTCCTGTCCCGGGAGCGCACAgtccattttcttctcaaatacCTGAATAAGGATTGCTCCCTGAAGGAACCAATTCTGGCCGGTTCTCATGTTCCTGAGAgtataaatttgaaatatagGAAATGGATAAATCCAGATCTTATTCCAGACGAGTTAAAACTGGGCTATAAACCACCACTCCCCACTTTGTTTTTACCTCAAGTCCATGAAGAAGTGCAAGAGCTGCTTGAACCCTGGATCTCCCCGCTGCTGGCAGAGGATGCTGTTGTTTGTGGTCTCCCTGACACCTGTCTTATCACCTGTGAGCACGATGTGCTCAGGGATGATGGGCTGTTGTACAAGAAACGCTTAGAGGACAACAACGTGCACGTGACCTGGCACCACGTGGAGAAAGGCTTTCACGCTgccctggggttttttggatatggcattttctctttcccatcaTCAAGTATTGTGATGAACCATGCTGTAGACTTTATAAAAGGCTATTAA